The genomic window ATTTCGCTTGCTTCAAACCTTTCAACTCGGTTTATTCAATCGGAAGGCGGATGACGAATTACTAAGCAGTTTTGGCAAAATTATAGCTGCTAGTAACCGTATATGACTACTTAATGAGAAAGGCCATTAACAAATGGCGGGCAAGAAAAAACCAAACCCAATTGACATACATGTCGGTAGTCGTGTCCGACTACGTCGCATGATGACTAATATGAGCCAAGAAAAACTTGGCGAACATCTTGGGATCACGTTCCAACAAATACAAAAATATGAAAAAGGAACGAACCGGATTGGTGCGAGTCGCTTGCAGAGTATTTCAAGCGTTTTACAAGTTCCTGTTTCTTTTTTCTTTGATGGCGCACCTAACCCTGCAGGCACAACTAATCCGTCCGGTATGGAAGAGAATTCTTCATCTTATATGGTTGAGTTTTTATCAAGCCCCGAAGGGTTGCAGCTTAACAAGGCGTTTTCCCGAATCCCAGATGCAAAAGTTAGACGCCGCATCGTTGAGTTAGTGCGCTCTCTCGCTGGCGACGAAGCTTAGGAACAAACAATTTTTAATTAAATCCATGGCCATAGTAGCCTCGTTAACTTGACGTTGGGTACTATAATTGCCATGAGAATTAATGACATAGTTCGATCAATTAGAAAATCAACTAAGGGGAATGCCGTGGCGCGCTCTACGTATCTTTTTACCAGTGAATCTGTTTCCGAAGGCCATCCAGATAAAGTGTCTGATCGTATTTCTGATACGATAGTGGATGCCTATTTTGATGCGGCCATTAAAGAAGGTTCAGATCCTTGGCAGGTACGCGTTGCAGCAGAA from Hyphomicrobiales bacterium includes these protein-coding regions:
- a CDS encoding helix-turn-helix domain-containing protein, translating into MAGKKKPNPIDIHVGSRVRLRRMMTNMSQEKLGEHLGITFQQIQKYEKGTNRIGASRLQSISSVLQVPVSFFFDGAPNPAGTTNPSGMEENSSSYMVEFLSSPEGLQLNKAFSRIPDAKVRRRIVELVRSLAGDEA